Proteins co-encoded in one Garra rufa chromosome 7, GarRuf1.0, whole genome shotgun sequence genomic window:
- the LOC141338872 gene encoding uncharacterized protein, whose translation MSSRGPERGGLSSLALATEQCSPAASQLGTKAGFPRTVLPAVLSILLPLSALSPEAGERRGETHREDGRTIHEPARPCSWRKIPDSVFGDHTDDVKSVSVMEGDSVTLNTDVTDINHILWTFKQNSETCIAKIYNQNIFIYDAGENERFRGRLQIDEQTGSLTITNTNKLHSGLYKVRIISGDIKYESFSIAVYGILTVPLISDSPQKLSVSGRTSQNCSLLCSVVNVSDVTLSWYKGNSLLSNISVSDLSISLSLPLKIECLDDSYSCVVAYSFTNRTKHLNNTELCQTCSGTSVFIHLLIVLCWFFSK comes from the exons ATGTCGAGCCGTGGGCCTgagagaggaggtctctcctcactggcaCTGGCCACGGAGCAGTGCTCGCCAGCTGCATCACAGCTGGGAACCAAGGCTGGTTTTCCCAGAACAGTGCTACCAGCAGTACTGAGCATCCTTCTTCCCTTATCCGCTCTATCACCTGAGGCAGGAGAGAGACGGGGAGAAACTCATAGAGAGGACGGCAGGACCATACATGAGCCAGCGCGTCCCTGCTCTTGGAGAAAAATTCCGGACA GTGTGTTTGGTGATCATACAGATGACGTGAAGTCAGTATCAGTTATGGAGGGAGATTCTGTCACTTTAAACACTGATGTTACTGACATAAATCATATACTGTGGACATTTAAACAAAATTCAGAGACTTGTATCGCTAAAATCTATAACCAAAACATCTTTATATACGATGCTGGTGAGAACGAAAGATTCAGAGGCAGACTACAGATAGATGAGCAGAcaggatctctgaccatcacaaacaccaACAAATTACACTCTGGACTTTATAAAGTGAGGATCATCAGTGGAGACATCAAATATGAGAGCTTCAGTATTGCTGTCTATGGTA ttctgactgttcctctcatcagtGATTCTCCTCAAAAACTCTCAGTATCAGGAAGAACATCACAGAATTGTTCACTGttgtgttcagtggtgaatgtgagtgatgtgactctctcctggtacaaaggaaacagtttattgtccaacatcagtgtgtctgatctcagcatcagtctaTCTCTACCTCTGAAAATTGAGTGTCTGGATGATTCCTACAGCTGTGTTGTTGCTTATTCGTTCACTAACCGGACTAAACATCTTAACAACACTGAACTTTGTCAAACATGTTCAGGTACATCAGTGTTTATTCACCTGTTGATAGTGCTGTGCTGGTTTTTCTCTAAATGA